One window of the Chitinophaga niabensis genome contains the following:
- the metX gene encoding homoserine O-acetyltransferase MetX, with protein sequence MSLQIFHYHQPFHLESGEVLPSLQIAYHTYGTLNEQGDNVVWVCHALTANSDVADWWKGLIGEGRVIDPQKHFIVCANILGSCYGTSGPLTVNQNTGQPYYRTFPTVTIRDIVQAHILLRQHLNIARIHLLVGGSMGGYQVLEWALMESERINRLFLLCTGAAESAWGIAVHTSQRLAIEADDTWEQPAREAGARGLKAARAIGMLTYRNYQTFMRAQTDPDKEKTDNFKASSYINYQGDKLVKRFNAQSYWLLTKAMDSHNIARGRHQDIETSLSQIEQKTLLIGITSDILCPPEEQQLLAENMHNTSYHEIDSPYGHDGFLIEFEKIGLILAAFLENK encoded by the coding sequence CACGCTCAATGAACAGGGCGATAATGTGGTATGGGTATGCCATGCACTGACCGCCAATTCCGATGTGGCTGACTGGTGGAAGGGCCTGATCGGGGAAGGCCGTGTGATAGATCCGCAAAAACATTTCATCGTTTGCGCCAATATACTGGGCTCCTGTTACGGCACCTCCGGCCCGCTGACGGTTAATCAAAACACCGGGCAGCCTTATTACCGGACTTTCCCTACCGTTACCATCCGCGATATCGTTCAGGCACATATCCTCCTGCGCCAACACCTCAACATCGCCCGCATTCATCTGCTCGTAGGCGGCTCTATGGGAGGTTACCAGGTACTGGAATGGGCATTGATGGAATCAGAGCGCATCAACAGGCTCTTTTTATTGTGCACCGGCGCCGCTGAAAGCGCCTGGGGCATTGCCGTTCATACTTCGCAAAGGCTCGCCATTGAAGCAGATGATACCTGGGAGCAACCGGCAAGAGAAGCCGGGGCACGTGGCCTCAAAGCCGCCAGGGCCATTGGCATGCTCACCTACCGCAACTACCAGACCTTCATGCGCGCCCAAACGGACCCGGATAAAGAGAAAACAGACAACTTCAAAGCCTCTTCCTATATTAATTACCAGGGAGATAAACTGGTAAAACGCTTCAACGCCCAAAGCTACTGGCTCCTCACCAAAGCAATGGACAGCCACAATATTGCCCGTGGCCGCCACCAGGATATTGAAACCTCCCTCAGCCAGATAGAACAGAAAACCCTGCTCATCGGCATCACCAGCGACATTCTTTGCCCGCCGGAAGAACAACAGTTGCTGGCAGAGAACATGCACAACACCAGCTACCATGAGATCGACTCTCCCTACGGCCATGATGGGTTTCTTATCGAATTCGAAAAAATAGGCCTCATCCTGGCTGCATTCCTCGAGAATAAATAA
- a CDS encoding TonB-dependent receptor, which translates to MNCYLPRQAWFIVMFIFLCQTAFSQNSRTISGTVVDATTGKGLQGVSVSVKGATAGAITDAGGAFKFTTGHSLPLTLQFSYVGYKPEEATVTDASVNVNVQLSSTEILGKEVVVSASRVAESILQSPVSIEKLDIRAIKASPAPSFYDALANMKGVEMSTQSLTFKSVNTRGFNSNGNTRMLQLIDGMDNQAPGLNFSVGNIVGITELDMDNVEVLPGAASALYGPNALNGIVLLNSKSPFQYQGLSANIKTGLLNESGRSKSGTGYYDISVRYAKAFNDKFAFKINLGYVKADDWQAYDNRDQSLLNGSKLTNTGHAANPGYNGVNTYGDETNVNMKGSLRSTAMTTGNPLGNGIAGLSAATGGAITRDMIYNAIMPDSNNAYVSRTGYDERNLADYDTKNLKVNVALHYKFNSNLELLGQGSYGTGTTVYTGADRYSIKNFKMGQYKIELRADNFYVRAYTTQERSGDSYAIGTLGAGINEAWKPSTTWFQQYFGTYAGGSLTAFSTAFQQALGSGATPAAAFATATAAAQGGSANFHNAARTTADNGRLLPGTPEFDAAAQKVKDKPIPGDASGVGAKFNDKTNLYQGEFMYNFKNQISFMELMVGGNIRQYDLNSDGTIFAKDDNGKEFNILEYGGYLQIGKRLLNEQLKLTGALRYDKNENFEGQFSPRLSAVFTFLQTHNIRASYQTGFRIPHCQDQYIDLLTPQARLIGGLPFLRERYGLNTGPVYTLESVQAGAPQQYTFKEFKPEKIVAFEVGYKALIANKLVIDAYVYTNTFKNFNGIQILVQPTSPTARNIYSIPVNYEKDIKSWGWALGLDYNLPQQFVVGGNVSYNELSNEKDLGNFQAMYNTPKVRYNIYVGNRNIARSFFSFNVTWRWQDKFIWSSSFVGPAVRAANLGEIPAFGTLDAQVSKLFPKPKVTVKIGAANLTQNVYIQSWGNPSVGAQYYASIGYNL; encoded by the coding sequence ATGAATTGCTATCTACCCAGGCAAGCATGGTTCATTGTTATGTTTATATTTTTGTGCCAGACAGCCTTCTCCCAAAACTCCCGTACTATTTCCGGAACTGTTGTTGACGCCACCACCGGCAAAGGATTGCAGGGCGTTTCTGTGTCCGTGAAAGGTGCCACTGCCGGAGCTATTACAGATGCCGGCGGTGCATTCAAATTCACCACAGGGCACTCCCTCCCGCTTACCCTGCAATTCTCTTATGTTGGGTACAAACCTGAAGAAGCCACTGTTACAGATGCTTCCGTGAATGTGAACGTTCAGCTCTCTTCCACGGAGATCCTGGGAAAAGAGGTGGTAGTATCTGCCAGCAGGGTGGCGGAAAGTATCCTGCAGTCGCCCGTTTCCATTGAAAAGCTGGACATCAGGGCCATCAAAGCCAGCCCCGCTCCTTCTTTCTACGATGCGCTGGCAAACATGAAAGGCGTGGAAATGAGTACGCAAAGTCTCACCTTCAAATCCGTTAACACCCGTGGTTTCAACAGCAACGGTAATACCCGCATGTTGCAGCTGATAGACGGTATGGATAACCAGGCCCCCGGTCTTAACTTCTCCGTGGGTAATATTGTAGGGATCACAGAACTGGATATGGATAATGTGGAAGTATTGCCCGGTGCAGCTTCTGCCTTATACGGCCCCAATGCCCTGAACGGTATTGTACTCTTGAACAGCAAAAGCCCCTTCCAGTACCAGGGCCTCAGCGCCAATATCAAAACCGGCCTGCTGAATGAATCCGGCAGAAGTAAGAGCGGTACCGGTTATTATGATATATCTGTTCGTTATGCCAAAGCATTCAATGATAAATTTGCCTTTAAGATCAACCTCGGTTACGTAAAGGCAGACGACTGGCAGGCTTATGATAACCGCGACCAGAGCCTGCTGAACGGCAGTAAACTCACCAACACCGGTCATGCTGCTAACCCCGGTTACAATGGCGTAAACACTTATGGGGATGAAACGAATGTGAACATGAAAGGCTCTTTGCGCTCTACTGCCATGACCACCGGAAATCCACTCGGAAATGGTATTGCCGGGCTTTCTGCTGCTACCGGCGGGGCCATTACACGGGATATGATCTACAACGCTATCATGCCGGATTCCAACAACGCTTATGTATCCCGCACCGGTTATGATGAACGTAACCTTGCAGATTATGATACCAAAAACCTGAAAGTGAACGTAGCCCTCCATTATAAGTTCAACAGCAACCTGGAGTTATTGGGCCAGGGAAGTTATGGTACCGGTACCACCGTTTATACCGGTGCAGACCGTTACTCTATCAAGAACTTCAAGATGGGGCAATATAAGATAGAACTGCGTGCAGATAACTTCTATGTACGCGCCTATACCACACAGGAACGTTCCGGCGATTCATACGCTATCGGTACACTGGGTGCAGGGATCAATGAAGCGTGGAAACCAAGCACTACCTGGTTCCAGCAATACTTCGGCACGTACGCAGGCGGTTCCCTCACAGCCTTCAGCACTGCCTTCCAGCAGGCACTGGGAAGCGGAGCAACACCTGCCGCGGCCTTCGCTACAGCCACAGCTGCTGCTCAGGGCGGATCTGCCAATTTCCACAATGCCGCAAGGACCACTGCAGACAATGGCCGTTTATTACCCGGCACCCCCGAGTTTGATGCAGCCGCACAGAAGGTGAAAGACAAACCTATTCCAGGTGATGCCAGTGGCGTAGGTGCGAAGTTCAATGATAAAACCAATCTCTACCAGGGAGAGTTCATGTACAATTTCAAAAACCAGATCTCTTTTATGGAACTGATGGTAGGTGGAAACATCAGGCAATATGACCTCAACTCAGATGGTACCATCTTTGCAAAAGATGATAATGGAAAAGAATTCAACATCCTGGAATACGGCGGTTACCTGCAGATCGGTAAAAGACTGTTGAATGAGCAACTGAAACTCACCGGTGCATTGCGGTATGATAAGAACGAAAACTTTGAAGGCCAGTTCAGCCCCCGCCTCTCTGCAGTATTCACTTTCCTGCAAACGCATAACATCCGTGCATCCTATCAAACAGGTTTCCGCATCCCGCACTGCCAAGACCAATACATCGATCTGCTGACGCCGCAAGCCAGGCTGATCGGTGGTTTACCATTCCTGCGTGAAAGATATGGCCTCAACACCGGCCCTGTGTACACACTGGAATCCGTACAGGCAGGCGCTCCGCAGCAATACACTTTCAAAGAATTCAAACCGGAGAAGATCGTTGCATTCGAGGTAGGGTATAAAGCACTCATCGCTAACAAACTGGTGATAGACGCTTATGTATATACCAATACCTTCAAGAACTTCAATGGTATCCAGATATTGGTACAACCTACCAGTCCTACCGCACGGAATATCTACTCTATCCCTGTGAATTATGAGAAAGATATTAAGTCGTGGGGATGGGCACTGGGCCTGGATTACAACCTGCCACAACAATTTGTTGTAGGTGGTAACGTTTCTTATAATGAGCTCAGCAATGAAAAAGACCTGGGTAATTTCCAGGCTATGTACAACACACCAAAGGTGCGCTACAACATTTATGTCGGTAACCGCAACATTGCCCGCTCCTTCTTCAGCTTCAATGTTACCTGGAGATGGCAGGATAAATTCATCTGGTCT